From the Candidatus Nomurabacteria bacterium genome, one window contains:
- a CDS encoding GNAT family N-acetyltransferase, whose translation MNGKFTVVQVSLKDIFNLRHDILRPGLPKETALFDGDYELFTYHFAVYKTRNGRIVGKPLCCASFKLDTLNKRDSYRLRGMATDKNWQGRGLGSLLISHAESFIANKTGVKLFWCNARSSAVKFYYDRGWRAFSDEFEIKGVGPHHKMKKELV comes from the coding sequence ATGAACGGAAAGTTTACTGTGGTACAGGTATCACTAAAAGACATTTTTAATTTACGTCACGACATATTGCGACCAGGTTTACCAAAGGAGACTGCTTTGTTTGATGGTGATTATGAATTATTCACATATCATTTTGCAGTGTACAAGACCAGAAATGGCCGTATTGTTGGAAAACCTCTTTGTTGTGCAAGTTTCAAATTGGACACTTTAAACAAAAGAGATTCTTATCGGTTACGTGGAATGGCGACTGATAAAAATTGGCAAGGTAGGGGACTTGGGTCTTTGCTCATTTCCCATGCAGAAAGTTTTATTGCCAATAAAACCGGTGTAAAACTTTTTTGGTGTAATGCCAGGTCCAGTGCGGTTAAGTTTTACTATGATCGTGGGTGGCGAGCCTTTTCTGATGAGTTTGAAATCAAAGGTGTCGGTCCACACCACAAGATGAAGAAAGAATTAGTATGA
- a CDS encoding ATP-grasp domain-containing protein produces the protein MIRVGILRGGNSNEYEVSLKSGEMLLTHLPRDRYEPVDILVDRDGVWHMRGLPVEKDKLSRHVDVIWNALHGGAGEDGKIAQELEALGIPYTGSGPFAGALGMHKRFSKEVAEKAGLNIANDILIPNFNSQDELSFEDYMSEAAKYIFKTLPPPWIIKPVSGGSSIGIKLARTYDDLLETLLGQLETEGDILVEEYIHGKEATVTTLEGFRGEDIYSFLPIEIRKPSGDIFDYDTKYNGQALEISPGKFSSTEQKLLQDYARAMHKALGARHYTRSDFIVSKNGIYFIEINTLPGLTKESLVPKSLEPVGSNFKEFIDHVLKLVTDKK, from the coding sequence ATGATTCGCGTTGGAATACTTCGAGGTGGAAATAGCAACGAATATGAAGTTTCGCTCAAGAGTGGCGAGATGTTACTTACGCATTTACCTCGCGATAGATATGAACCGGTAGATATACTTGTAGATCGAGACGGTGTGTGGCACATGCGTGGACTTCCTGTCGAGAAAGATAAACTCAGTAGGCATGTAGATGTAATTTGGAACGCACTCCATGGTGGCGCAGGAGAGGACGGTAAGATTGCTCAGGAACTTGAGGCGTTAGGGATTCCATATACTGGTTCAGGTCCTTTTGCAGGGGCGCTCGGTATGCATAAAAGATTTTCAAAAGAGGTTGCAGAAAAAGCAGGACTGAATATCGCAAATGATATTTTGATACCCAACTTCAATTCTCAGGATGAGCTGAGTTTCGAAGATTATATGAGCGAAGCTGCAAAATATATTTTCAAGACACTTCCACCTCCTTGGATAATAAAGCCGGTTAGTGGTGGTTCCTCGATTGGCATCAAGCTTGCAAGGACCTATGATGATTTACTAGAAACATTACTAGGCCAGCTAGAAACAGAAGGCGATATATTGGTAGAAGAATATATTCACGGCAAGGAGGCGACTGTAACTACGCTCGAAGGTTTTCGCGGGGAAGATATATATTCTTTCTTGCCAATTGAAATCAGAAAACCATCTGGAGATATATTTGATTACGACACAAAATACAATGGACAAGCTCTTGAAATATCCCCAGGTAAGTTTAGCTCTACTGAACAGAAGCTCTTGCAAGACTATGCACGTGCAATGCACAAAGCTCTTGGTGCGCGCCACTACACACGTAGTGATTTTATAGTTTCAAAAAACGGAATCTATTTTATTGAAATAAATACCTTACCTGGCCTTACCAAAGAATCTCTTGTACCAAAATCACTAGAGCCAGTGGGATCAAATTTTAAAGAATTTATAGATCATGTTTTAAAACTCGTGACAGACAAAAAATAA
- a CDS encoding GIY-YIG nuclease family protein: protein MKISDLKKLKIPNTPGCYFFRDSKGILYIGKATSLRSRVRSYFGKDVINTRGSHIVDMVFKARTLTFQETESVLEALILEANLIKKYKPYYNTKEKDDKSWNYVCITDEELPKVIIERGKNIDFKNLKTENNKLKSIYGPYTNGSALKEALKIVRRIFPFIDNSSIHKDKYEFYRQLGLTPDMANKEVSKEYKKTIKNLELFFSGKKAQIILNLKKEMLAYAKKREFEKAGEIKKTIFALEHIHDVSLIKNENIEEGRINKFRIEAYDIAHMSGKNMVGVMTVVENGLPIKSEYKKFIIRTQSNANDTGALEEVLSRRFRHTEWGVPDLVVLDGGIAQLNVGKQVLKRYQFKIPIVSVVKNEKHKAKDILGEKENIKGNETGIVLANSEAHRFSITFHKLRRGNAFLGK, encoded by the coding sequence ATGAAAATATCTGACTTAAAAAAACTAAAAATACCAAACACTCCAGGTTGCTATTTCTTTCGTGACAGCAAAGGTATTTTGTATATTGGCAAGGCTACTTCGCTCCGTTCTCGTGTACGAAGCTATTTCGGCAAGGATGTGATCAATACTCGTGGGTCACATATTGTGGACATGGTTTTCAAAGCGCGTACACTGACTTTTCAGGAAACTGAATCAGTTTTAGAAGCCTTGATTCTAGAGGCAAATCTGATCAAGAAATATAAGCCATATTACAATACAAAAGAGAAGGATGATAAAAGTTGGAACTATGTGTGCATCACCGACGAAGAGTTACCGAAAGTAATAATCGAGCGCGGTAAAAATATAGATTTCAAGAATCTAAAAACTGAAAACAATAAGCTAAAATCTATTTATGGTCCTTATACAAATGGTAGTGCACTCAAAGAGGCTCTAAAAATAGTTCGCCGTATTTTTCCTTTTATAGACAATAGTTCTATCCATAAAGATAAATATGAATTTTATCGTCAACTAGGTTTAACTCCTGATATGGCAAACAAAGAAGTTTCAAAGGAGTATAAAAAAACAATTAAAAATCTAGAACTTTTCTTTTCTGGTAAAAAAGCGCAAATTATTTTAAATCTAAAAAAAGAGATGCTTGCGTATGCAAAGAAACGTGAATTTGAAAAAGCTGGAGAAATAAAGAAAACTATTTTTGCATTGGAACATATTCATGATGTATCGCTTATAAAAAACGAAAACATAGAGGAAGGTAGAATAAACAAATTCCGTATTGAGGCATATGATATTGCGCATATGTCTGGGAAAAATATGGTGGGTGTGATGACTGTGGTGGAGAATGGTTTGCCGATAAAATCTGAATACAAAAAGTTTATTATCCGTACTCAGTCAAACGCAAACGATACAGGGGCGCTTGAAGAGGTGCTTTCTCGCAGGTTTAGGCATACAGAGTGGGGAGTTCCGGATCTTGTAGTATTAGATGGAGGAATAGCTCAACTCAATGTTGGTAAGCAAGTTCTCAAAAGGTATCAGTTTAAAATTCCGATTGTTTCTGTGGTTAAAAATGAAAAACATAAGGCGAAAGACATACTAGGTGAAAAAGAAAATATAAAAGGCAATGAGACGGGGATAGTACTCGCAAACTCTGAAGCGCACAGATTCTCGATTACATTTCATAAGCTTCGTAGAGGAAATGCATTTTTGGGAAAATAA